One genomic region from Lycorma delicatula isolate Av1 chromosome 9, ASM4794821v1, whole genome shotgun sequence encodes:
- the LOC142330007 gene encoding uncharacterized protein LOC142330007: MKSRYKNNSYMVEEPLCKSLEILNDDESLKAFSQLIISRMHDTQSLIALKEDENKVIGCLIERVVDDINMKTASRMAIYEGSVLCKMQRLRKYILKQVNLKELFGTHRYNDIYIWSVEKEYRGYGIGKALMKAAIRQTKLFKIKVLGGIFTSNASQSMAKNMEFTSIFELLYASWIEEEEVVVINPGAKNYSANFLVIVFDDIIEEENEKINDNRKSGTSQERSVSSRNQGSTSN; this comes from the exons aattcttaTATGGTTGAAGAACCTTTATGTAAATCATTAGAAATACTTAATGATGATGAATCACTTAAAGCATTTTCCCAATTAATAATTTCTCGTATGCATGATACACAATCATTAATTGCTCttaaagaagatgaaaataaagtaattggTTGCTTAATTGAAAGAGTTGTAGATGATATTAATATGAAAACAGCAAGTAGAATGGCT ATATATGAAGGATCAGTTCTTTGTAAAATGCAACGACTCAGAAAGTACATTctaaaacaagtaaatttaaaagaattatttggtACACATagatataatgatatatatatttggtcAGTTGAGAAAGAGTATCGTGGTTATg gaATAGGTAAAGCCTTAATGAAGGCAGCTATAcgtcaaacaaaattatttaagataaaagttCTTGGTGGTATTTTTACAAGTAATGCATCACAATCAATGGCTAAAAATAtggaatttacttcaatttttgaattattatatgcTTCGTGgattgaagaagaagaagtagtGGTTATCAATCCAGGTGCTAAAAATTATTCTGctaattttttagtaatagtGTTTGATGATATaattgaagaagaaaatgaaaaaattaatgataatcgAAAGTCAGGAACAAGTCAGGAACGTTCTGTGTCTTCACGTAATCAAGGTAGTACATCTAATTGa